Proteins co-encoded in one Salvia splendens isolate huo1 chromosome 4, SspV2, whole genome shotgun sequence genomic window:
- the LOC121798138 gene encoding uncharacterized protein LOC121798138 — protein sequence MAAIPSSHSSVTATDGPVLTLLNKRIRALRKKLNRISQMEESLSRGKSLNKEQEEALRSKSFIVPLIDELERFRRPLLQAVDQEIQIALEKSDHVSETQSEDKKAQEKSVERSESDESGVVSSAVADLLKLVYFGSMFDVRTLSMAHDNFMRRTHERNCCLSYDYVTDDDAAGDPLNDFDLDLVALLGGLLTSRPPHSHLSHKDTLKMCVERANLWLSNSNQPIQPNSSVTYTGLREKLNKIMASDYFTTTPQIIAPIQVAAAVGNFTSFQGLLHRSIIPHVGVIGPVESSAAGSEQEVMQRGRWF from the exons ATGGCCGCCATTCCATCATCTCACTCTTCCGTAACCGCTACCGACGGCCCCGTCCTCACCCTGCTCAACAAGCGCATTCGCGCGCTGCGCAAAAAGCTCAACCGCATATCGCAAATGGAGGAATCCCTCTCTCGCGGTAAATCCCTCAACAAGGAGCAGGAGGAAGCCCTCCGTTCCAAGTCATTCATCGTGCCCCTCATAGACGAGTTAGAGAGGTTCCGCCGGCCCCTCCTGCAGGCTGTTGATCAGGAAATTCAGATCGCTCTGGAGAAAAGTGACCATGTTTCCGAGACTCAATCAGAAGATAAGAAAGCTCAGGAGAAGAGCGTGGAGCGCTCCGAGAGTGATGAAAGTGGCGTTGTTTCCTCAGCTGTTGCCGATCTGCTCAAATTGGTGTATTTTGGGAGCATGTTTGATGTGCGCACTCTGTCGATGGCACACGACAACTTTATGAGGAGGACTCATGAGAGGAACTGCTGCCTCTCGTATGATTACGTGACGGATGATGACGCTGCTGGCGATCCCTTGAACGACTTTGATTTGGATTTGGTTGCGCTGTTGGGGGGTCTTCTCACCTCGCGGCCACCGCATTCCCACCTGTCACACAAGGACACGTTGAAAATGTGTGTGGAGCGTGCAAATCTGTGGCTTTCCAACTCAAACCAGCCAATTCAGCCTAATTCTAGTGTCACTT ACACTGGCTTGAGAGAGAAGCTAAACAAGATTATGGCTTCGGACTACTTCACAACAACCCCACAGATTATAGCTCCTATTCAAGTGGCTGCAGCTGTGGGAAATTTTACTTCTTTTCAGGGTCTGCTGCATCGTTCTATAATTCCTCATGTTGGTGTCATTGGCCCTGTGGAAAGCTCAGCCGCAGGGTCTGAGCAAGAG GTCATGCAGCGAGGAAGATGGTTCTAG